The following coding sequences lie in one Arachis ipaensis cultivar K30076 chromosome B05, Araip1.1, whole genome shotgun sequence genomic window:
- the LOC107644201 gene encoding pentatricopeptide repeat-containing protein At1g62930, chloroplastic, whose amino-acid sequence MLYATRFRYSVRKIPNFVPLSTLPPSCSCSWTSLHFHSEPPSLREVDDAVDSFTRMLSMRRTPPILQFNKILGSLAKTNHFHAAISLFQQLQARGIAPSIVTLNILINCCCGMGRITLAFSVFAKILKMSFQPGTITLNTLIKGLCLCGKVEKALHLHNTMLAQGFQFNQVTYGTLINGLCKIGHTSAAVQVLRKIPRHGIVPNVVMYNAIIDSLCKVTLLNDAFYLFSEMLAKGISPNVITYNTLIYGLCLAGQLKEAIDLLNHMMLKNITPNVRTYSTLIDGLCKEGRIKDAKSVLAMMTKDGVKPDVVTYNCLMDGYCLVNELNKAKCIFDAMAEIKASPNVRSYNIMINGFCKSKMIDDALNLFEEMHRKNLVPNTVTYSILIDGLGKSKRILCALELLEKMHDRSQPANIVTYSSLMDALFNIKQHDKALMLFNQMKEIGIDPDIYTYNILIDGLCKSGRLENAKEIFQDLSIKGYHPDVRTYTIMINGLCKEGLLHEALAFLSKMEDNGCLPNAMTYEIIIRALFERGENDNAEKLLREMISKGLLQG is encoded by the coding sequence GACAAGCCTTCACTTTCATTCTGAGCCTCCATCCCTTCGTGAAGTTGATGATGCTGTTGATTCCTTCACTCGCATGCTCTCTATGCGTCGTACTCCTCCCATCCTTCAATTTAACAAGATTTTGGGATCTCTTGCCAAGACGAACCATTTCCACGCCGCCATTTCCCTTTTTCAACAATTGCAAGCCAGAGGAATTGCGCCCAGCATAGTCACTTTGAATATCTTAATCAATTGTTGCTGCGGCATGGGTCGGATCACTCTCGCTTTCTCTGTATTCGCCAAGATTCTCAAGATGAGTTTTCAGCCTGGTACCATAACATTGAATACACTCATTAAAGGTCTCTGTCTCTGTGGCAAGGTTGAAAAAGCACTGCACCTTCACAACACAATGCTAGCCCAAGGATTTCAGTTTAATCAAGTTACTTATGGGACCTTGATCAATGGGCTCTGTAAGATAGGACACACATCAGCTGCTGTTCAGGTGTTGAGAAAGATCCCACGGCATGGAATTGTTCCTAATGTTGTCATGTACAATGCAATTATTGATAGCCTCTGCAAGGTTACCCTTTTAAATGATGCTTTTTATTTATTCTCTGAAATGCTTGCTAAGGGAATTTCTCCCAATGTTATCACGTACAACACTCTAATTTATGGATTGTGCCTTGCGGGTCAACTAAAGGAAGCCATTGATTTACTAAATCATATGATGCTGAAAAACATTACTCCAAATGTTCGTACCTACAGTACTTTGATTGATGGACTATGTAAGGAAGGAAGGATCAAAGATGCTAAGAGTGTGTTGGCTATGATGACAAAAGATGGTGTGAAACCAGATGTGGTTACTTATAATTGTTTAATGGATGGGTATTGCTTGGTTAACGAATTAAACAAGGCAAAATGTATATTCGACGCAATGGCCGAGATTAAAGCGTCTCCTAATGTTCGGAGTTACAATATCATGATTAATGGCTTTTGCAAAAGTAAAATGATCGACGACGCCTTGAATCTCTTCGAAGAGATGCATCGCAAAAACTTGGTTCCTAACACAGTAACTTACAGTATTCTAATTGATGGCCTGGGAAAATCAAAGAGAATCCTTTGTGCCTTGGAGCTTCTTGAAAAGATGCATGATCGAAGTCAACCCGCTAATATAGTCACTTACAGTTCCTTGATGGATGCTTTGTTCAATATCAAACAACATGACAAGGCACTTATGTTATTCAATCAAATGAAAGAGATTGGCATTGATCcagatatatatacatacaacatactTATAGATGGCCTGTGCAAAAGTGGAAGACTTGAAAATGCAAAAGAGATTTTTCAAGATCTTTCCATTAAAGGCTATCATCCAGATGTGAGAACATACACTATTATGATAAATGGGCTTTGCAAAGAGGGCCTACTTCATGAAGCATTGGCTTTCTTGTCAAAAATGGAAGACAATGGTTGCTTACCAAATGCTATGACTTATGAAATAATCATTCGTGCTCTGTTTGAAAGAGGTGAAAATGATAACGCGGAGAAACTTCTTCGTGAAATGATATCTAAAGGCCTGTTGCAAGGATAA
- the LOC107644195 gene encoding pentatricopeptide repeat-containing protein At1g63130, mitochondrial-like isoform X1 → MLSLFSSSPIKLRYAFQFPNSVSLSALRLCFPSTSSLHSHSHSQPQSLDEAVDSFTRMLSMRRPPSIIQFTKILGSLAKTNHFPTAISLFQQLQARGIAPNLFTLNILINCCCGMGRMKLAFSILAKIFRMGFQPDAVTLTTILKGLCLCGNVEKALHFHATMLAHGFHFNQVSYGTLINGLCKTGHTSDAIQVLRKIPRHGIVPNVIMYNAIIDSLCKVTLLSEAFHLYSEMLAKGIYPNVITYSTLIYGLCLGGQLKEAIDLLNHMMLKNITPDASTYSTLIDGLCKEGRVKDAKSVFVIMMKKGVKPEVFIYNSLMDGYCLVNEVNKAKYVFNTMAQSSVSPNVCSYNIMINGLCKSKMVDDALNLFEEMRCRNLVPDMVTYNTLIDGLGKSRRILCAVELLKKMHDRGQPADIVTYSSLLDALFNIKQHDKALILFKEMKESGIDPDIYTYNILIDGLCKSGRIKKAEEIFQDLSIKGYRPNVRTYTIMINGLCKEGLLHEALALMTKMEDSGCLPDAVTYETIICALFENVIPERYCTKAINMTKKERRGRTIALPKPQLGRVAHQPGG, encoded by the exons ATGTTGTCATTGTTCTCATCCTCACCAATCAAATTAAGGTATGCTTTTCAATTCCCAAATTCTGTTTCCCTCTCCGCTCTCCGTCTTTGCTTCCCTTCAACTTCATCCCtacactctcactctcactctcagccCCAATCACTTGATGAAGCTGTTGATTCCTTCACTCGCATGCTCTCTATGCGTCGCCCTCCGTCCATCATCCAATTCACCAAGATTTTGGGATCTCTTGCCAAGACCAACCATTTTCCCACCGCCATTTCCCTTTTTCAGCAATTGCAAGCCAGGGGAATCgctcccaacttatttactttgaATATCTTAATCAATTGTTGCTGTGGCATGGGTCGTATGAAGCTTGCTTTCTCTATATTGGCCAAGATTTTCAGGATGGGTTTTCAGCCTGATGCCGTAACGTTGACAACAATCCTGAAAGGCCTCTGTCTCTGTGGTAATGTTGAAAAAGCACTGCACTTTCATGCCACAATGCTGGCTCATGGATTTCACTTTAATCAAGTCAGTTATGGGACCTTGATCAATGGGCTCTGTAAGACCGGACACACATCAGATGCTATTCAAGTGTTGAGAAAGATCCCACGACATGGAATTGTTCCTAATGTCATCATGTACAACGCAATTATTGATAGCTTGTGCAAGGTTACCCTTCTAAGTGAAGCTTTTCATTTATATTCTGAAATGCTTGCTAAGGGAATTTATCCTAATGTTATCACGTACAGCACTCTAATTTATGGATTATGCCTTGGGGGTCAACTAAAAGAAGCCATTGATTTACTGAATCATATGATGCTGAAAAACATTACTCCAGATGCTTCTACCTATAGTACTTTGATTGATGGGCTATGTAAGGAAGGAAGGGTCAAAGATGCTAAGAGTGTGTTTGTTATCATGATGAAAAAAGGTGTGAAACCAGAAGTGTTTATTTATAATAGCTTAATGGATGGATATTGTTTGGTTAATGAGGTAAATAAGGCAAAATATGTATTCAACACAATGGCCCAAAGTAGTGTGTCGCCTAATGTTTGTAGTTACAATATCATGATTAATGGTTTGTGCAAAAGTAAAATGGTCGATGATGCCTTGAATCTCTTTGAAGAGATGCGTTGCAGGAACTTGGTTCCGGACATGGTTACTTACAATACTCTAATTGATGGCTTGGGAAAATCAAGGAGAATCCTTTGTGCTGTGGAGCTTCTTAAAAAGATGCATGATAGAGGTCAACCTGCTGATATAGTCACTTACAGTTCCTTGCTGGATGCTTTGTTCAATATCAAACAACATGACAAGGCACTTATATTATTCAAGGAAATGAAAGAGAGTGGCATTGATCcagatatatatacatacaacatactTATAGATGGCctgtgcaaaagtggaagaattaAAAAGGCAGAAGAGATATTTCAAGATCTTTCCATTAAAGGCTATCGTCCAAATGTGCGGACATACACCATTATGATCAATGGGCTTTGCAAAGAGGGTCTGCTTCACGAAGCATTGGCACTCATGACAAAAATGGAAGACAGTGGTTGCTTACCAGATGCTGTGACTTATGAAACAATCATTTGTGCTCTATTTGAAAACG TTATACCTGAGAGATATTGTACCAAAGCAATTAACATGACAAAGAAG GAAAGAAGAGGCAGAACAATTGCTCTCCCCAAGCCCCAGCTAGGAAGGGTTGCACATCAGCCAGGGGGGTAA
- the LOC107644195 gene encoding pentatricopeptide repeat-containing protein At1g63130, mitochondrial-like isoform X2, with product MLSLFSSSPIKLRYAFQFPNSVSLSALRLCFPSTSSLHSHSHSQPQSLDEAVDSFTRMLSMRRPPSIIQFTKILGSLAKTNHFPTAISLFQQLQARGIAPNLFTLNILINCCCGMGRMKLAFSILAKIFRMGFQPDAVTLTTILKGLCLCGNVEKALHFHATMLAHGFHFNQVSYGTLINGLCKTGHTSDAIQVLRKIPRHGIVPNVIMYNAIIDSLCKVTLLSEAFHLYSEMLAKGIYPNVITYSTLIYGLCLGGQLKEAIDLLNHMMLKNITPDASTYSTLIDGLCKEGRVKDAKSVFVIMMKKGVKPEVFIYNSLMDGYCLVNEVNKAKYVFNTMAQSSVSPNVCSYNIMINGLCKSKMVDDALNLFEEMRCRNLVPDMVTYNTLIDGLGKSRRILCAVELLKKMHDRGQPADIVTYSSLLDALFNIKQHDKALILFKEMKESGIDPDIYTYNILIDGLCKSGRIKKAEEIFQDLSIKGYRPNVRTYTIMINGLCKEGLLHEALALMTKMEDSGCLPDAVTYETIICALFENGENDKAEKLLCEMISRGLLQG from the coding sequence ATGTTGTCATTGTTCTCATCCTCACCAATCAAATTAAGGTATGCTTTTCAATTCCCAAATTCTGTTTCCCTCTCCGCTCTCCGTCTTTGCTTCCCTTCAACTTCATCCCtacactctcactctcactctcagccCCAATCACTTGATGAAGCTGTTGATTCCTTCACTCGCATGCTCTCTATGCGTCGCCCTCCGTCCATCATCCAATTCACCAAGATTTTGGGATCTCTTGCCAAGACCAACCATTTTCCCACCGCCATTTCCCTTTTTCAGCAATTGCAAGCCAGGGGAATCgctcccaacttatttactttgaATATCTTAATCAATTGTTGCTGTGGCATGGGTCGTATGAAGCTTGCTTTCTCTATATTGGCCAAGATTTTCAGGATGGGTTTTCAGCCTGATGCCGTAACGTTGACAACAATCCTGAAAGGCCTCTGTCTCTGTGGTAATGTTGAAAAAGCACTGCACTTTCATGCCACAATGCTGGCTCATGGATTTCACTTTAATCAAGTCAGTTATGGGACCTTGATCAATGGGCTCTGTAAGACCGGACACACATCAGATGCTATTCAAGTGTTGAGAAAGATCCCACGACATGGAATTGTTCCTAATGTCATCATGTACAACGCAATTATTGATAGCTTGTGCAAGGTTACCCTTCTAAGTGAAGCTTTTCATTTATATTCTGAAATGCTTGCTAAGGGAATTTATCCTAATGTTATCACGTACAGCACTCTAATTTATGGATTATGCCTTGGGGGTCAACTAAAAGAAGCCATTGATTTACTGAATCATATGATGCTGAAAAACATTACTCCAGATGCTTCTACCTATAGTACTTTGATTGATGGGCTATGTAAGGAAGGAAGGGTCAAAGATGCTAAGAGTGTGTTTGTTATCATGATGAAAAAAGGTGTGAAACCAGAAGTGTTTATTTATAATAGCTTAATGGATGGATATTGTTTGGTTAATGAGGTAAATAAGGCAAAATATGTATTCAACACAATGGCCCAAAGTAGTGTGTCGCCTAATGTTTGTAGTTACAATATCATGATTAATGGTTTGTGCAAAAGTAAAATGGTCGATGATGCCTTGAATCTCTTTGAAGAGATGCGTTGCAGGAACTTGGTTCCGGACATGGTTACTTACAATACTCTAATTGATGGCTTGGGAAAATCAAGGAGAATCCTTTGTGCTGTGGAGCTTCTTAAAAAGATGCATGATAGAGGTCAACCTGCTGATATAGTCACTTACAGTTCCTTGCTGGATGCTTTGTTCAATATCAAACAACATGACAAGGCACTTATATTATTCAAGGAAATGAAAGAGAGTGGCATTGATCcagatatatatacatacaacatactTATAGATGGCctgtgcaaaagtggaagaattaAAAAGGCAGAAGAGATATTTCAAGATCTTTCCATTAAAGGCTATCGTCCAAATGTGCGGACATACACCATTATGATCAATGGGCTTTGCAAAGAGGGTCTGCTTCACGAAGCATTGGCACTCATGACAAAAATGGAAGACAGTGGTTGCTTACCAGATGCTGTGACTTATGAAACAATCATTTGTGCTCTATTTGAAAACGGTGAAAATGATAAAGCTGAGAAACTTCTTTGTGAAATGATATCTAGAGGCCTATTGCAAGGATAA
- the LOC107641148 gene encoding protein MAIN-LIKE 1-like, translating to MIRSSDINRLNEGRHVTGHIDDKSQRVLFPRRNRDSGVERPLDVLLRYLEDASFAHVAPVIDFHFDNLLLLAFVERWRLHSFHMPWSEYTITLHDVGYYLGLQTHGESSLHREPWQGVRYAEPFTIKITWLKARLIQLPADAAPDVLWHYAHYYILRLIGGLPMTDKSSGIVHARWIPLIVDFERCMQYSWGSPMLAGPTTLYAWLSMGDLA from the exons ATGATTCGGAGTAGCGACATCAACCGTTTGAATGAAGGTAGACATGTCACAGGCCACATTGATGATAAG AGTCAACGAGTCCTATTTCCAAGGAGGAATAGGGACTCAGGAGTGGAGAGACCGCTTGATGTATTGCTACGCTACCTAGAGGATGCTAGTTTCGCCCATGTAGCTCCAGTTATAGATTTTCACTTCGATAACTTGCTCCTGTTGGCATTTGTTGAGAGATGGCGTCTCCATTCGTTCCACATGCCGTGGAGTGAGTATACCATCACCCTTCACGATGTCGGTTATTACCTTGGCTTGCAGACACATGGGGAGTCG TCACTGCATCGAGAGCCGTGGCAGGGTGTGCGGTATGCCGAGCCTTTCACCATTAAGATAACATGGTTGAAGGCTCGTCTGATACAGTTGCCTGCTGACGCTGCACCAGATGTACTCTGGCACTATGCACATTATTACATACTTAGATTGATCGGTGGGTTACCGATGACAGATAAATCTAGTGGCATCGTACATGCTAGATGGATCCCATTGATTGTTGATTTTGAGAGATGCATGCAGTACTCGTGGGGTTCTCCTATGCTCGCTGGACCTACCACTCTTTATGCATGGCTATCAATGGGTGACTTAGCTTGA
- the LOC107644195 gene encoding pentatricopeptide repeat-containing protein At1g63130, mitochondrial-like isoform X3, whose translation MLSMRRPPSIIQFTKILGSLAKTNHFPTAISLFQQLQARGIAPNLFTLNILINCCCGMGRMKLAFSILAKIFRMGFQPDAVTLTTILKGLCLCGNVEKALHFHATMLAHGFHFNQVSYGTLINGLCKTGHTSDAIQVLRKIPRHGIVPNVIMYNAIIDSLCKVTLLSEAFHLYSEMLAKGIYPNVITYSTLIYGLCLGGQLKEAIDLLNHMMLKNITPDASTYSTLIDGLCKEGRVKDAKSVFVIMMKKGVKPEVFIYNSLMDGYCLVNEVNKAKYVFNTMAQSSVSPNVCSYNIMINGLCKSKMVDDALNLFEEMRCRNLVPDMVTYNTLIDGLGKSRRILCAVELLKKMHDRGQPADIVTYSSLLDALFNIKQHDKALILFKEMKESGIDPDIYTYNILIDGLCKSGRIKKAEEIFQDLSIKGYRPNVRTYTIMINGLCKEGLLHEALALMTKMEDSGCLPDAVTYETIICALFENVIPERYCTKAINMTKKERRGRTIALPKPQLGRVAHQPGG comes from the exons ATGCTCTCTATGCGTCGCCCTCCGTCCATCATCCAATTCACCAAGATTTTGGGATCTCTTGCCAAGACCAACCATTTTCCCACCGCCATTTCCCTTTTTCAGCAATTGCAAGCCAGGGGAATCgctcccaacttatttactttgaATATCTTAATCAATTGTTGCTGTGGCATGGGTCGTATGAAGCTTGCTTTCTCTATATTGGCCAAGATTTTCAGGATGGGTTTTCAGCCTGATGCCGTAACGTTGACAACAATCCTGAAAGGCCTCTGTCTCTGTGGTAATGTTGAAAAAGCACTGCACTTTCATGCCACAATGCTGGCTCATGGATTTCACTTTAATCAAGTCAGTTATGGGACCTTGATCAATGGGCTCTGTAAGACCGGACACACATCAGATGCTATTCAAGTGTTGAGAAAGATCCCACGACATGGAATTGTTCCTAATGTCATCATGTACAACGCAATTATTGATAGCTTGTGCAAGGTTACCCTTCTAAGTGAAGCTTTTCATTTATATTCTGAAATGCTTGCTAAGGGAATTTATCCTAATGTTATCACGTACAGCACTCTAATTTATGGATTATGCCTTGGGGGTCAACTAAAAGAAGCCATTGATTTACTGAATCATATGATGCTGAAAAACATTACTCCAGATGCTTCTACCTATAGTACTTTGATTGATGGGCTATGTAAGGAAGGAAGGGTCAAAGATGCTAAGAGTGTGTTTGTTATCATGATGAAAAAAGGTGTGAAACCAGAAGTGTTTATTTATAATAGCTTAATGGATGGATATTGTTTGGTTAATGAGGTAAATAAGGCAAAATATGTATTCAACACAATGGCCCAAAGTAGTGTGTCGCCTAATGTTTGTAGTTACAATATCATGATTAATGGTTTGTGCAAAAGTAAAATGGTCGATGATGCCTTGAATCTCTTTGAAGAGATGCGTTGCAGGAACTTGGTTCCGGACATGGTTACTTACAATACTCTAATTGATGGCTTGGGAAAATCAAGGAGAATCCTTTGTGCTGTGGAGCTTCTTAAAAAGATGCATGATAGAGGTCAACCTGCTGATATAGTCACTTACAGTTCCTTGCTGGATGCTTTGTTCAATATCAAACAACATGACAAGGCACTTATATTATTCAAGGAAATGAAAGAGAGTGGCATTGATCcagatatatatacatacaacatactTATAGATGGCctgtgcaaaagtggaagaattaAAAAGGCAGAAGAGATATTTCAAGATCTTTCCATTAAAGGCTATCGTCCAAATGTGCGGACATACACCATTATGATCAATGGGCTTTGCAAAGAGGGTCTGCTTCACGAAGCATTGGCACTCATGACAAAAATGGAAGACAGTGGTTGCTTACCAGATGCTGTGACTTATGAAACAATCATTTGTGCTCTATTTGAAAACG TTATACCTGAGAGATATTGTACCAAAGCAATTAACATGACAAAGAAG GAAAGAAGAGGCAGAACAATTGCTCTCCCCAAGCCCCAGCTAGGAAGGGTTGCACATCAGCCAGGGGGGTAA